In a genomic window of Gemmatimonadetes bacterium T265:
- a CDS encoding sporulation initiation inhibitor Soj, protein MARVLAVVTQKGGVGKTTTATNLAAAVAGQYALRTLVLDLDPQCDATALLLGHEAHARASIRDVLWEPRPAGDVMVASAFHPDLLVVPGSGELAHDEKHVGPAQWDEIAQDARLTLIGGVPKDVDLVVIDTPPSLGLWLHCALSAADGYVLLGEPGILSARGMGAFLETADRVAQHINPDLRRLGVVVNNVRPTAEDEGFVSMYRQQFGDEILAVIPQRTAIKEAARLATPVEFFAGAPPDARGSYRDIAARVLTELGLPRRARPVLTPPRRTGAGRGGGPVVVPHNHGPRPRPAKSALPPAPPPPADTTPRRRRSGGAAEQGTTPAAASGASRRG, encoded by the coding sequence ATGGCCCGCGTCCTCGCGGTCGTAACGCAGAAAGGCGGCGTCGGCAAGACGACGACGGCTACCAACCTCGCCGCCGCCGTCGCCGGCCAGTACGCGCTTCGCACGCTGGTGCTCGACCTCGACCCGCAGTGCGACGCGACCGCGCTCCTGCTCGGCCACGAGGCCCACGCCCGCGCGTCGATCCGCGACGTGCTCTGGGAGCCGCGCCCCGCCGGGGACGTCATGGTCGCGTCCGCCTTCCACCCCGACCTGCTCGTCGTCCCGGGCTCCGGCGAGCTGGCCCACGACGAGAAACACGTCGGCCCCGCGCAGTGGGACGAGATCGCCCAGGACGCCCGCCTCACCCTCATCGGCGGTGTGCCCAAGGACGTCGACCTCGTCGTCATCGACACGCCCCCCTCGCTCGGCCTCTGGCTCCACTGCGCCCTTTCCGCCGCCGACGGCTACGTCCTCCTCGGCGAACCCGGGATCCTCTCGGCCCGCGGCATGGGCGCCTTCCTCGAGACCGCCGACCGGGTCGCGCAACACATCAACCCCGACCTCCGCCGACTCGGCGTCGTCGTCAACAACGTGCGCCCGACCGCCGAAGACGAGGGCTTCGTCTCCATGTACCGCCAGCAGTTCGGGGACGAGATCCTCGCCGTCATCCCGCAACGCACCGCGATCAAGGAGGCGGCGCGCCTCGCCACCCCCGTCGAATTCTTCGCCGGCGCGCCGCCCGACGCCCGGGGCAGCTACCGCGACATCGCCGCCCGCGTGCTCACCGAACTCGGACTCCCGCGCCGCGCCCGCCCGGTCCTCACCCCGCCTCGTCGGACGGGCGCGGGGCGGGGGGGCGGACCGGTCGTTGTGCCGCACAACCACGGCCCGCGCCCCCGACCGGCCAAGAGCGCCCTGCCGCCCGCGCCACCGCCGCCGGCCGACACCACACCGCGTCGGCGCCGGTCGGGCGGCGCGGCGGAGCAGGGCACGACGCCGGCCGCCGCTTCGGGAGCGTCGCGCCGTGGCTAA